TGGGCTGGTTTTTACTTTTTACAGAAACTAAATGCTGTGATCAAACGAACGCATCCAGAGGTGATCATGATTGCCGAAGAAAGTTCATCAGAAACTAAAATAACTGGAACAGTCGAAAGTGGTGCCTTAGGCTTTGATTACAAATGGAACTTAGGCTGGATGAACGATACGCTGCGTTTTTATGCAATGGATGCTGTGTTTCGGAAATATAATTTTCACCTATTGACCTTTTCGTTTATGTATATGATGAATGAGAATTATATCTTGCCCCTATCTCACGATGAAGTGGTTCACGGAAAGAGAAGTTTGCTGCATAAAATGTGGGGCGATCGATATAAGCAATTTTCTCAGCTTCGGAATTTATACGTCTATTTGATGACCCATCCTGGTAAAAAGCTTCTGTTCATGGGGAGTGAATGGGGTCAATTTTTAGAGTGGAAGTCAAATGAAAGCTTGGAATGGATCGATCTTGATGATGAGATGAATCGGAGCATGCAGTATTTTACAAAGACGCTTAATCACTTTTATAAGATGGAAAAAGCGTTGTGGGAATTAGATCATAGTTCTGAAACAATTGAAATGATCGACGCCGATAATAACGAAGAAACCGTATTAAGTTTTATTCGGAAAGGGAAGGAAAAAAAAGATTTTTTGATCATTATCTTGAATTTTTCACCAATAGAAAGGCAAAATTTTACAGTTGGTGTGCCATTCCAGGGAACGTATGAAGAAGTACTGAATACTGAGATGAAAGAATTTGGTGGTACCTGGATCGAACCTAATCAAATAAGTCAAACACGCAAAGAGCCTTTTAAACAATTTGATTATCAAATTCAGACCATTGTCCCAGCTCTCGGGGCGATCATTTTAAAGCCAAAAGTCATTAATACGCGAATAAAAAGAATAAAAAACCAATTTTCGGAAAAAATTAGATAGTAAAATCCTAATACTGAAAAAAAGAATAGACATTTTTTGAAAGGGGGCAGGGTGGAAGTTCACCCGTAGTAGATGAAAACAGAAATGTTGGCAATGATTTTAGCTGGAGGACAAGGAACACGTCTAGGTAAGCTAACGAAGAATATCGCTAAACCAGCTGTGCCTTTTGGCGGCAGATATCGAATTATTGATTTTACATTAAGTAACTGCATCAATTCAGGCATCAAAAATGTTGGAGTCATCACACAATATCAGCCGCTTGAATTAAATAATCATATTGGCAATGGCGCAAGTTGGGGCTTAGATGGAATTGATTCTGGTGTGACGATTTTACAACCTTATTCTAGTTCTGATGGTGAAAAATGGTTTGAAGGAACTGCCCACGCGATTTATCAAAATATTGCTTATATCGATCAAACGGATCCGCAATATGTATTGATTTTATCTGGCGATCATATTTATAAAATGAATTATGAAGCGATGCTGGAAGAACATATTGCGAATAATGCGTCATTGACCGTAGCTGTTATTGAAGTGCCGCTGAAAGAAGCATCACGCTTTGGTATCATGAATACAGATGAGAATGATCGGATCATCGAGTTTGACGAAAAACCAGCAGAACCCAAGAGTAATTTGGCTTCGATGGGGATTTATATTTTTAATTGGGGACGCCTGCGAAATGTCTTGTTAAATAACTATTCAAAAGATGGTCAAATGCTTGATTTCGGGAAACATGTGATTCCTTCATACTTAGATGCCGGTGAAAATGTTTATGCCTATCGTTTTGAGGGCTACTGGAAGGATGTCGGAACGATTGAATCTTTATGGGAAGCAAACATGGAATTTATTAGTTTGGACAACGAGTTGCAGATGCGGGATAAAAGTTGGCGTATGTTTTCAAAAAACACCATTTCTCCGCCTCATTTTATTACAGAAACCGCCTCTGTTAGCAATTCATTAGTCGTTGACGGCTGTTATGTAGCAGGTACGGTCATAGACAGTATTCTTTCAACGGATGTTCAGGTTAAGGTTGGTTCAACGATCGAAAGTAGTTTGATTATGCCAGGTGCTACAATCGGGAAAAATGTCAAAATCAAAAACGCGATTATCGGTGAGAATGCGATTATTGGCGACAATGCCGTGGTGTATAAAGAAAATGACATTGAAGTGATCGGGTATTCTGAAGTGATAGGGGTGCAAAGCGATGAAGACTAAAAAAATGTGTGCTATTCTAGGGAATGTATCGGAGTTTAAAGGATTATTACCGTTAACTGAAGAGCGACCGTTAGATACTTTACCTTTTGATTGTAAATATCGTTTGATTGATTTCCCTCTTTCAAGTATTGCTAATGCGAATATCAATTCGATTTTTATGATATTCAATGATAAGGGGAGTCGTTCTGTTTTTGATCATATCGGTGGTGGTAAAGAATGGAATTTAGATTCGTTGAAAAATAGTTATTTTGTTTATTTCTATCAGGATTTTTTAAAGCAAAAGGCACAAGGACTGCCTTATTATTCTGCGATTATCGATTATCTTGAAAAATCAGAAGCTGAGTATACGGTTTTGCTGGGAAGTAGCATGCTTTGCGCAATTGATTTACGAGCTGTTTTGAAAACACATCAAAAACAAAATAACAAGATGACTGTTGTATATAAACGGATGGATCGTGAAAAACTATCCGCAAATAATCACATCATTCAAGTTAATAAAGGAGGAAATACCACAAGTGTTCAAGCCTTTGATCAGGTTTTAGATAAAGACAAACAATTGAATCTTTCGATGGATATCTTTATTGTTCAAACGGAGTGGTTGATAGAACAATTGATCATCGGTCAAGCGAATAACAGTCCAACAAGCCTTATTGAATTTCTAGGAGAAAAAATGCTGGATACTCAGACAACAGCGTACGAATATACAGGATATTTAAGTAATATCGATGATGTTCCTTCATACTATCAGGCTAATATGGATATGCTCGATGCTCAAAAATTTAA
The Enterococcus silesiacus DNA segment above includes these coding regions:
- the glgC gene encoding glucose-1-phosphate adenylyltransferase (catalyzes the formation of ADP-glucose and diphosphate from ATP and alpha-D-glucose 1-phosphate) codes for the protein MKTEMLAMILAGGQGTRLGKLTKNIAKPAVPFGGRYRIIDFTLSNCINSGIKNVGVITQYQPLELNNHIGNGASWGLDGIDSGVTILQPYSSSDGEKWFEGTAHAIYQNIAYIDQTDPQYVLILSGDHIYKMNYEAMLEEHIANNASLTVAVIEVPLKEASRFGIMNTDENDRIIEFDEKPAEPKSNLASMGIYIFNWGRLRNVLLNNYSKDGQMLDFGKHVIPSYLDAGENVYAYRFEGYWKDVGTIESLWEANMEFISLDNELQMRDKSWRMFSKNTISPPHFITETASVSNSLVVDGCYVAGTVIDSILSTDVQVKVGSTIESSLIMPGATIGKNVKIKNAIIGENAIIGDNAVVYKENDIEVIGYSEVIGVQSDED
- a CDS encoding glucose-1-phosphate adenylyltransferase, with protein sequence MKTKKMCAILGNVSEFKGLLPLTEERPLDTLPFDCKYRLIDFPLSSIANANINSIFMIFNDKGSRSVFDHIGGGKEWNLDSLKNSYFVYFYQDFLKQKAQGLPYYSAIIDYLEKSEAEYTVLLGSSMLCAIDLRAVLKTHQKQNNKMTVVYKRMDREKLSANNHIIQVNKGGNTTSVQAFDQVLDKDKQLNLSMDIFIVQTEWLIEQLIIGQANNSPTSLIEFLGEKMLDTQTTAYEYTGYLSNIDDVPSYYQANMDMLDAQKFNSLMYTKQKVYTKRKNEVPTYYSEHSSVKNSQCATGCIIEGSLDSSLISRRSIVKKGAKVKQTIVMSNAQIEENAIVEYAILDKNVKVRAGVKISGTAQNPVVIEKNQVVEQDVIGGNE